GAGGTTGTGTGGAGGATGGCGCCTCCAAAGATGGGGTGGAAGAGGTGGGGATTGGTGAATGTCTGTGGACCTTGTTGTGTGGTGGGAGGGACCGTGGCACCAACCCACAGCCTTCCACTCCACCCTTTTTCCCGCCACCTCCCCCACCATTGGCATCTAACTGGGGTTGTACCACGTGGGAAATCATGTAACTCTGTGGACTGGAGCCTCTCGAAACTCACGGTCTAGGCACTCAGGGGGCACCTCCGCATCTCCCAGCACTGTACCCACACCTACTGCCTTCCATGCAGAGGCAGGGCGTGGCCATCTCAGAGCACCCAACCACGTGCTCCTCAGAGCACCACGTGCACAGGTAAAGGAAGAAACTTCCCAAGTAATTTTGCAACTTTAATGTAACACCGATaccaaaaacatgaaaacacGACAGAAGCGCACAACAACAGCACATAACCaaagcaggaagggcagagagagcttcATCTGGCATGCCATCTCAGATGGGCAGGGAGAAGCTGCCTAGAGTGCTGTGTGAGGGAGGGATCTGAGGAGGCACTCTGGCCTGGTGCGTGACGGCCGCAGTCCATCAGCGCTGCCTGCAAAGCAAGACACAAAAGCTGAcgcagaaatacaaatatatgtgaaACGGGGAGGGACGCAAGGACAGAACAAATGTCTTTCACACTCTCTTGGTTCCCCCACTGCTCCCAGGCCCTCCCCCGACTTCTCACAGCCCCCTCCCACGCCCTCCTGCAGAGTTTCATTTAGCGACTGAAAACCTTACTGGATCCAGGAGAAGAAGTTGGCACTCGTTCTGGCAGCATTTCTGGTCCGGATGGTGGAGCTGGTGCTGGGCCCATCGAGAATGCTGGTGCTGGCCCCACCGTTGGTGCCACTGCTGACACCAGCCCTCCAAGTGGCTCTCCTGTTGGCACGGTTGCTATTCAGAATGTACTGATGGTATCTGGCCCAGAAAGCGAAGGGAATCCTGGCCCAGGCATCGCCAAAATCTCCGTCCTCATCCCAGGTCAGGAGCTCCACCTGTATGTCGTCCCAGCTCCACCGTCCAATCAGAGCTTCGTCCCCGATATTCATCTGGGCCCTCATCTGGGCCCTGGCATGCTCCTCAGCCATATCCACATCCATCGTCTTGAATGCATCATCCACAGCCTCCAGGAAATGAGCCTTCCACTCCCGGGGGTCTCGGTTCTGATTCTGCAGTAGAGTGACAGCAACCATCCAAACAGCTAGCCCACCTCCACTGAGCACCTGCTTCCTGCCATACACCCTCCTGGGAGCTGTGCATAATCATTACACAAATAAAGACCGCTGGAGTCTGACTCTCCCGTTATTCCAGGCCAGTCCAGGGGCTTCACCCCATCCCTCCTGCTTACTAAGTCTGTGAACTTGTGTCAGTGACCTACTTAGGAACCTGTCAGTATCCTCACTGGACAGACAGTGGGAGGAGGCCGTgaccaagaaacaaagaaggtacAGCAAGGACCAGACCCAGACCCCATCGCCTGGCCCCAAACAGAGGCTCTCTGTTACCTGGGCAATGAATCGCAGCACCCTCATCTTGCTGGTCTCGTGGCGGGCTCGCAGGCCCCAGAGGAACTCATACTCGGGTGGGCTGCTATTGGGGACCTTCTTGTATTCCAGGTACCTCAgggcaagaggaagagaaacGTTTGCTTCCAGCCAGGCAGACCTGTTGTTGCACCAGTGGCTCCCAGGTGGCCCCTTTCCGGCCCTGATGCTGCAGCTCAGCTCCTGGGGGAGGATGATCCTGACCTCCAGCCCATGCCTCACTCCCACGCTCACTCCTAGGGTTTCTGCCTCCACGATTGAGGCCTACAAAGCCTTAGGCCGCCAGTCCTGCCCAGAAGCCACGTGGAGGTGCAGGGTGGGACACGTGTAGGGTATCTGTTCATAGGAAGGCCACAAGTTTGTGCCCCTTGTCACAATGCACCCAGAGTCCCGTTGGGTGTGTTGTAAACAGAGGAGCCATTTCATCAGGTGGCCTGCTCTGAGCTCACCCCAGTGCAGGGTGTCGTCCATGGCCTGGAGGAACCCCGGGACGGCCCACTGCAGAGAACGACTCTAAACGGAAGAAGAGCAGCACACTCCGCCCATATCCCCGACggtgtgcgcgtgcgcgtgtcCGTGTGCCTGTGTGGGTGCGCGCGTGTTCTCCAAGGACCAAGGATTGGGTGGGCCCTAACCAGAAAGCCAGGAGGGCTGGGCTCTAGGGCCAAATGGGGCGCTTACCTGTGGGGGCCACGCTCAGACTTCCACCCTCTGAGTCCCCTGTTCCCGGGATGGAAAGCAAGGGAAATTCTACTACAGCCTATGGGACAGGTGCCAAAGGGCATGGGGGTTGTAACACATCCTGCACCGTGTTCTCTGTCAGCTTGTACTCCCTTTCCCCAAGACCAAGCTGGATCTCTACTCCTCGCCAACACTCCAAACACCACCCACACTCACACCAGGGACACCTATCCCTCTGGTGCTAAGATATGGGATGGAGAACGGCTGCTCGGCCAGATCGGCACACGAGGAATGCACAAGCGTGAGACAAAGTTAACCTGGCCAATACTTACTTCTGCTTCACAAAGTCCTCTGTAATGAGCTTCCTCAGATCGCCAAGGAATGGGTGCCTCACCCTGAGGGCAAGGAAAGGAATCCATAACAAGAACAGTGGCAGTGAGGGACACGTGGGCGGGAGCACTCCCTGGCAGGATTGAGAGCTGCCCAGCCTGTGGGGCATCCCCATGGAGGCCTGGGGTGGCACCAGGGGCCGCACGTCAAGGATGTCAAGGATACCCTAGGCAAGGGTTTGGTGGAATCCCTAAATCTGATGGTTTCTCTTACGTCTCatctggggacagagaggggacatgGAGCAGCGAGGGGCTGAGAGTTCAGGACCATTTCCCCATGCACCGTGACGAGACCCTTTGCCTCTACCCAGTCCAGGACGTCCACTCCCCTGGCACCAGGCCACCAGGCTACTGCAACCCTGGTGCCACTGGTGCCCAAGGACAACACTGAGGGGTGGGAGTCGAGAGCCCAACCATACCCAGGGCGCAGTCCCATCTTGCGTAGTGCCTCCCAGAGGACAGCTGTGAGGGGAGATGAGATACAAGAATTTCACACACAAAGCTGAGACTCTgggcaaccccctccccccacccccccggcggCAGGTCCAGCCACTCACCCTCGCTGGCACGGTTGCCATTCATGAAAATGACTCCCAGAATCACCAAGAGGAGGCTCAGCCTGGGGGTGTCCTTGGTCCTAAAGGTGGAGAAAGACGTATTCTATCCGGCAGGCATCTGCCCGAGGGACTAGGGTTGGTTCACCTGACTAGCCTTTCCCAGATGGCTGGGCTACAGAGCGGTTCTTCCCACTCTGCGCATGGCTTGTTCTCTGACCCAGACCATCTTTTCCTCTGTCTGAGACTGAATCGCTTCACGCATCGAACGTAGATGCGAAGAGCCCCTCCCAGAGTCGTGTCCACAACGGGGTCAGGGCAGGGAGCAAATGCTTGGCAACAGTGTGTCCACAGGAGGCATATCCAGACCTTCCCCGCCCTTCGAGCACCGGGAGTTAGACTGGACGGGAAGCTTCCTTCTCCCCGGACCACTCTGCCAAGCCCAGGCCAGGCACATAGCAGGAAGGGACAGgcaacaaggagcctgctttcCCAGAAGATGGGGTGAGGAGGTGGCCAGGGTGGGGGTGAAGCCCTGAGAGCAGCCAAGGCTTGACCCCAGGCTCCTGCCCTTTCATCCCCTAATCACTGGGCACCACTAACTGTGGGTAGGAGCTGTGCCAAGCACCAAAGCCTTGTTTTCCCGTTTCTccgagaggaaagggagaggcacCAGCAAGGAGCCCACAATCCTCCTGCCCGCCCTTTCTTACTTTCCCAGGAGACGAGCTGAGGAATCACGTGTGCACACGAGAATGTACAGGTGTTCTTCCTTGTCAATTTCCTTCAGGTGGATCCCAAACTTCTACGTGGGAGAGAAACCAGAACAGGACATGAGAAACCCACGCTGCCTGTCCCACAGGCAGTCCTTTCGTTTCCCGTCAGAACTCTCTCTCAGCTGGGACCCCAAAGTCACGCGGAAGACTGAAGAAGAGAGGCCGAAGAGGAACTGCCCTGTGGGAGCTCTGACACCGGCCAAAGCAACAGGACCCACTTCAGGGGACAAGAGACACTCAAAAGAGCATGAGGGAGAGGACCCTGCGGGGGATGGAAGCATAAGGTGGACGCTCCCAGGTGGAGAAGCTAGGGAGGGCTTCCAGAGCAGGTAGTGCCGGAGGTGGGCCTCAAGGGGCTGCAGGGTGCAAGGCCTGCCTGCAGCTCTTGTACTACAGGGAGCTGCCCCTGTCCCTTTGCCCACCTTTTCCAGAGTGTACGTTGCTCGTTCAATGATCTCAGGGAAATGTTCGTCGTATTCTCGGATGACATCCTTCATCATGTCTGCGGGAGATGAGAGGTGGAGAGAGCACCAGGGCTGAGCAGGGGCCAAAGAGCTGCACCCCCTCAGTCAGCCTCACTGAGGGGAGCACAGTTGGGACCCCCGTACTGTGCAAATGGGAGCGATCAGCTGGGCACACTGGGTGGGGACATGTGATGCGAGGCCCCGCAGGGTAGGGATGGggacgggggaagggcagagctcAGGGAGGGGGCACAGGTTGCCCACCTGAGCGCTTGATGGGAATCTTCTTGTAGTCCTTAATCATCAGATATTTCACCAGTTTATttgcctggaggaggaggagcacaCGGGGAGATCAAGGCATGGCTGACCTCCAAGAACTGGCCcataggagaggagaggaggaagacgGGGAAAAGGCAGATTTCTTACCCTCTCTTGCAGAAGGGTCACGTTGCGGGGTGGCAAGCACAGGACATGTCTTGAGGGTACCTGGGACCTCAGGGCCATCGGTGGCCGGGGAACCATATGAGCCCGCACTGTCATCGGAGGCTGCGATGGTCTCCAGGTCGGTGGGACCGCAGGAGGCTCTCTCTCCTCCTCGCTGCTCTCATATTCGTCATCCAGGTGCTTGGACTGTAGcattagagagagaagagacccaGGGCTACCAGACTCACCGTGCAAAAGTGCTCAGCACACGTCTTAACCAGAGGAGATACTTGGAAATGAGGGTAGTACAAACAGTGGATGACATGTGCTGAGTGCTTACTACGTGCCCGGCACCGAGCCAACCTCTTCTCCCGTCAGGCCTGAGGGAAGAGACTTCGTGGGGTCAAAGCATGCTAGCAAACTTGTGTTGGACCAACGTGCACAAGCTGAcagaaaagaggaggggaggggagtggagaggagaagatagagcagagaaaggaggggagcaAGTGGGGGGTGCAGACAGCAGGGAGGTCTCACCTTCTTGGTCCTCTTGCCTCCCatcctgacccagggctcagcactgtgctgggcagGGGCAGCTGCACCCTCAGGCTCAGGGATGCTTGTGGCCATCTTGGTCTTGGCAGCAGCTGCTGTCACAGCATTCTGAGGCTCCACCCACCGGGTCTTGGCGAGAGCCTTTCCAGATTTGGTCGTCTTGGGCCGGGtggctgccccctccctggcagGTGCTGCCTGGAGCACCCCGGAAGCAGCACTGGGGCCCTCTGTGGCAGCCTCTTGGGCCGGGGCGGGCCTCTTGGAGCGGGAGAAGGCCATGCCACTGACACCTGCCGGCTGGGTGAAATCAAAGAGATCGTTCTGACCCAGGAAGGCTGTCTTGGGCCGGGTGGCATCCATCTCACTGGCACACGGAGCCTGAGAGAAACCACAGGCAGCACTAGGACCCTCAGTAGCAGCCTCCTGGGCCTGGGAGCCTGTCTGGGGCTGTGTGGACTTTGCTGGAGCCCCTGGGGTGGCCATCTCACTGGTGACTAGCATCTGGGAGATGTGTGGAGCAGCAAGGGTGGCCTCAGGGGTGGCTGCCTGAGCCTGGGCCGCATAGGTCATGGGCTGGGTATCTTCTCCTGAAGCCTGGTCTGTGGCCACTGGGCGGTTAGTGACCACCTGATTGTAGGTGGCacgggcagcagcagcagcggcccTAGCAGCACGATTGGAGGCGGCTGCGCGGGCTACGTTGACAGCATGGGCAGCAGCCTCATTGGCAAGTGTTTCTGGATCCAGCTGAAATGCCTCCATCAGAGTCCTAGCTAGCATAGGGTTTTCCAGTTCCCAGGGCTCATTCTGCAAGGCCAGACAGAAGGGTAGGGGAAAGCAGACAGTTCTACAAGCTCACATCATGCTTcccacccagcctcctccctgcagccagctcccaacccccacccccccgtctgccccccaccccggactTCCCAAACCCCCTTTctctgagcaggagagggaatgCTCGGGAAGCTGGGCAGTCCTTCCCCATTCAACCCTCCCATTcacgaccccccccccaaagcagcttCACAAGGGAGAAGGCCCAGGGCCAGCAGGTGGCCAACAAGGAGCCTCACCGATAAGATGCGAAGGCCTGGACCCAAGCTCCCAAAGGCTCTGAGGATACGGATGTCAAAGCTGGTGAGGGTGCCATAGCCTCCAAAAGCACCAAATTCTTCATAGTCATTTCCTTCAACCATCTCTTCCTCCCCGACTTCATCGCTACCCTCATCCATGTCTTCAACGTTGTAGGTTTCTGATTCCATGCGGTAGCTTCCCTCAGccatgctggggggggggtgggggggagggtggtcccAAGGAGAAGAGAGCTtagccagggagggagggtgaggctTTTTCAAGGGGGAAGGGGCGGGATCCAGTGGGAGGTGGGATCCctcaggaggagggaggctgcaaTCATCAGGTTACTAGGCAGTACAAGGCAgacagaggggggaggggtaggagggagaagggagggagggggtgtctGTTGGGTTAGATTCTGTCAGAGACGCAGCACTAGGAGAGGGATAGCGATGGTCTCCCTGCACTTAAAGGGGAGTTCAAGAGGGGCACGCTCCCCGTCCCAGCCTCTAGATTTGAATAGGGGGTGGACTGGTGGGCTTGGGTCTGAAGAGTCCCAAAGGGGGAtgcattgagagagggagaaacaaagggCTTGGATTTAACGACGAAGGGGGAGAGCAGATGACATGAGAGGGCTGAGACTACAGGGACCCCGGAAAGCTATGGGAAACTGAATCCAGAGACCCTCTGGCTAGGTCCAGGCGGGGGCATTCAGCTGATGATTCAGGTCTGGGTTGGGCTCATACAGGAGCGGAGCGCTAGGGGTGAgaagggtgggggtaggggctcGGATTAGGTGAGGCATGAATTAGAGCGCTGGAGGTCTCAAACCCCAGGATCGCAACTCCAGGAAGGGGCTCACGGGGTCAGCTTGGTTGGAGTGATCTAGgagtggttggggtgggggtagggccTCTGCTCTAAGATAGCTCAGCAGGGTGCACACGGGTCTGCTAAAGGGGTTCGGAATGTGGGCTCCAGTGTAAGTGGGGATCAGAGAGCCTGAGTCTCCTGTTGGAAGACTCTCCTCTCCTGTTGGAAGAGGTCGgtgcggaggtgggggggggggggggcggagtgtCCTACCTAGACCGTGGGTCTAAGCCGGCTCAGGTTCTGAGTGCCTGGGCTTTGTTCAGATCCGGCtattgggggcggggagggcgcaCCGTGCCGGGTTCCACTCGTCCTCTCCCGGTCCAGTCCGGGGCTGGATTCTTACCTTCCCTGGGGCTCCAATGGCGTCCGTCCTCAGCACCAGGAACCCCGCAGCCGCGCCCTCGCCTACTGCTGCCAGCACAGCAGCTCCGACCACCCCGCCCCTTTTCTCCGCGCACCCCCCGCGTCTGGGCAGCCTGCGCATGCGCGGACCCCTCCAGCCCGCCCGCTTTCCCAACAAAAGCCCTCTCCACCAGGTTCCCAGTGCGCATGCGACTCCAAGAGTgtggtgggcggggtggggggcgttTTCTCCTTCCCGCCCGAgacccctcacccctcctctgACCGCAGGGTCGCGCACTCATAGCTCTGGGTGCAGTTCGACCACCCAATCATCTACCCTCGGTGCCCGCACTCCTGCACAATGCTTCTCGTCCCTGCCCTCCCCGTTCCCGCTAAACTCCTCTGGTGTGGTCTGGAATACACGATGTCTGGCTTCCCCAGCATGACCCCTAGGTCACAAACACAAAGGTCTCTAGCTGTGTCTCTAACTCTAACAAGGGGAATGGAAATGGCCAGAGGATGCCAGTTGCCTTTGTGTTGCCCAGCACTACCCATCTCTATGGCCCCCAGACACACTGGGAACATCTGCTTCCCCAGCTACTCTGTATGCAGCGTGTGCATCACAGCGCTGTCTGTACTGGGGCTTGTCTTCCTCTCACAGCAACCCTGGGAGGTGGCTGTcagcatccccattttacagatcagaaagcTGAAGCGCAGTCACACCGCATGAACTAGACAAGGCCACAGAGCCAGTAAACAGAAAATGCAATATGTGGGCCTGGGTCTTCCTGACTCCAGACCCCATGTCCCTGTAGGGCTGGCCTGGGGACTGaggtgcgccccccccccttcagtTGGAGCGACAGATCCACCCCtcagctctcctgccctgccAACACCTGTCCCAAACAAGCAAAGTTTGTGCTCTCTGAGACGCAAGCTCATGCTCTGTATCCGGGACACAAGTAGAGACCCCCAGTCTCCAGCCCTCACCTACTGCACGCGTGGGTCCATCCAGGTGTGGGAATTGCTCCTTGGGGTCCACTCCCTGACCTAACCTCAGGCCTCTTCGCTGTGAGTGGCACAAACACGCTGCCCCTGAGGCCTTCCTGGTGCCCGCTGGAGCGGCCAGGACAATCAGGCATTTTGTGTGTCTGAGCCATGGCAAGCCCTGCTTCAGAGTAAATGTTTGCCCGGGGTTCCTTGCAGGGCAGGGACCTGGGGCCGCTGTGGTCTTGTGGAAAGAAACCGGGCTGGTCTTCAGAATTCCAGGGATGGGGTGCCGGGCCAGTCTGTTGCTACTAGCTGTGTGAGCCTGCTCGGGTCCCTGGACATCTGTGAGCCCGGTTTCTCAATATGCAACATGGAGAGCACAGGAAGCACATCCCGGGGTCCTACCCGACCCAACACATGCTGCTGTGCTTCCAGAATGACTGGAGAAACTGCTTTGGAGGCAGACAATGCTATGTTTCCAACTCAAATCGAACCTGTGCTTTTTACAAAAACCATAGCGGacttttagatttgtttttatgtCAGCCTCTCTGGGACTCCTGTGTGGGAATGGAAGCTATTGCTAGGACCACAGCTTTTACTCTCCAGTGACCAGTATCAATTCTGACTGGCTGGATGACTTTCCTCAGCTGTTGCATAGCAACCTCCCCCTTCAGCAGCCTGTGTCTCTTCAGCCCTTCCTGTATAACACGTTTCTGTGGGAGGTGACCAGACCCTAGAAATGAAAGCCTTGGCAAGCTGCTCAGTGCTAATAGAAAATACTGTGTTCCCATCTCAAACTGAACCTGTGCTTTTTACAAAAGCCATAGTGGACTCTCGTActcattttgtttgcttgtttttgctttctttctcctttctgaaatTGAGCTATAATTGGCATATGactttatgttagtttcaggtgtgcaacgtagtgattcaatatttttatgtattgtgaaatgatcaccacaataagtctactTAACGTCCATCCCCATATATAGCTACgactttttttcttatgatgcGAGCTTTTGTCACATTCGTTTTTGTATCAGCCTCTCCCTATATAAgctatataactatatatctaTGCTAACATCCTAGTAACTCCAAAATCTACAGCTCCAGTTTGAACCTCGCCTTTGAGATCCAAACCCATATATTCATTCCCCTACGTgacatctccatttggatgtcTCAAGGGCTCCTCACAGTGAGTTTGTCTAGAACTGGTCACTTGGTATACTACCCCTCCCAAAGGCTCAGACTCCCCATCTCTCTTGTTTCTAAAACTCCCATCTTcaccatctcagtaaatggcaccatTATCCACACTCACTCCAGAAAACGGAAGTCAGCTACCACCACTCCCCTTTGCTCATACACTGCACCCTGATGGGAAGCCTCTGCAGCTCTCCAGAACTATCTCTCTGTGTGGCTCTCCCCTCCCTTATTTCCAGCAAATTCTAGTCACGTTGGCCTCTCAGAACTCTCAACTCTGTCTCCTTCACTCAGGCTCTCCACTGGGCTCTGTTTGTGTTCAGTCTCCCTGTGCTGCAGCCTGTAAACTCCATCCAGGCAAGAAATTGGGGGAGTTGGGTAATCTGAGAGCTCACCATATTAGTTTCCTTTCTCTCAGGGATCGCTGTCTGCTGTTGCCTGTGGTGCCATGACGTAAaagctttagaatttttttgGTTTGCAGCTATTCAGGTGGGAGAGTAAATCGGGTTCCTGTTAAACCATCATGCCTCCAtgatgtatttcttaaatttgaattttttcttaaatttgaatttttttcactgAGCCATAGGGTTTTAAGATGTGTTTCCTTGCTACACATGCATCTAAGATCTACCTAAGTGACTCTGCACAGATATCGTATGGCGTGTATtcatgacatttttctttccaatctgctCCCCCAGGGCTTTACCCTGACTCCTAAGgaagtggaaaactggaaaaaatatacaaCCATTCAACACCAAAGGTAAGAATTACAGGgaacttctcatcagaaacaatgcaagTTATAAGATGGTGGCATATCATCCTTATAATAGTGAAATAATTAATAACTGCCAACTCAGAATTTTTATATTCAacgaatatctttttttttaatgtttatttgggggggtggggcagggaggaacagagagagagggagacacagaatctgaagcaggctccaggctccgagctgtcagcacagagcccgacgtggggcttgaactcacgaaccgcgagatcatgacctgagccgaagtcagaggcttaactgactgagccacccaggtgccccaacgaaTATCTTTTTAAAGCGAAGTTGAATTAAAAGTTCTTTTCATACATACCAGTGTTGAAATAATTCATCATCATTGGATTTGCACTACAAGAAATAGTAAAGGATGTCTTTCAGGAATGAGAAAAATGAcagtaaatataaatgtattctacacaaatgaataaacaatactGGAGATGTTAAATATGATGATAGcgataaaataatcttttttttatttttggaactttctttataaattaattgaGAGCGTAAACAGAAATTCATAGCAATGCATTGTGGAGTATAAATTCTGTGGAATTAATTTCTTGGACAATAATAGCACAGGGCCTAGTGGGAATATAAGTATACTGTTGGTGGGTTCTAATTCTACATGTGAAGTAGTACAATATTACTTGAAGGTAGACTGTCGTAAGTTAAAAGAAGCATCAAATGTAAAACCTATCCAAAAAATTATGGCTAATAAGTCTATTTGGAAGATAAATGGTATTATcatgaaatactttaaaataagtcctaaaaggaaaaacaaaataagacaacagatgagcaagtagaaaacaaatagcatgaTAGTTTTAAATCCAACCATATCGACAATGGTATTGAATACAAATTGAATTCACCAATTAAAATGTAGAGATTGACAAAttggattcctttttcttaaataggctttatttttagagcactTTTTAAGTTCagagcaaaattgagcagaaagtacagagccATCCCATAAACCCCTTGCCCAAAACAGACACAGCCTCTCCCACTACCAACATCCTGCACCAGACTGGAATACCTCCTCCTACAATCAATGAATCTATACTGACACGTCATTATCATGCAAAGTCCACGGTTCACATCGGTGTTCACTGTTGGTTTTGTGCATtccatgggtttggacaaatatataatgacatgtatccaccattatcgTGC
This region of Felis catus isolate Fca126 chromosome X, F.catus_Fca126_mat1.0, whole genome shotgun sequence genomic DNA includes:
- the LOC101087132 gene encoding melanoma-associated antigen D4 isoform X1 is translated as MAEGSYRMESETYNVEDMDEGSDEVGEEEMVEGNDYEEFGAFGGYGTLTSFDIRILRAFGSLGPGLRILSNEPWELENPMLARTLMEAFQLDPETLANEAAAHAVNVARAAASNRAARAAAAAARATYNQVVTNRPVATDQASGEDTQPMTYAAQAQAATPEATLAAPHISQMLVTSEMATPGAPAKSTQPQTGSQAQEAATEGPSAACGFSQAPCASEMDATRPKTAFLGQNDLFDFTQPAGVSGMAFSRSKRPAPAQEAATEGPSAASGVLQAAPAREGAATRPKTTKSGKALAKTRWVEPQNAVTAAAAKTKMATSIPEPEGAAAPAQHSAEPWVRMGGKRTKKSKHLDDEYESSEEEREPPAVPPTWRPSQPPMTVRAHMVPRPPMALRSQVPSRHVLCLPPRNVTLLQERANKLVKYLMIKDYKKIPIKRSDMMKDVIREYDEHFPEIIERATYTLEKKFGIHLKEIDKEEHLYILVCTRDSSARLLGKTKDTPRLSLLLVILGVIFMNGNRASEAVLWEALRKMGLRPGVRHPFLGDLRKLITEDFVKQKYLEYKKVPNSSPPEYEFLWGLRARHETSKMRVLRFIAQNQNRDPREWKAHFLEAVDDAFKTMDVDMAEEHARAQMRAQMNIGDEALIGRWSWDDIQVELLTWDEDGDFGDAWARIPFAFWARYHQYILNSNRANRRATWRAGVSSGTNGGASTSILDGPSTSSTIRTRNAARTSANFFSWIQQR
- the LOC101087132 gene encoding melanoma-associated antigen D4 isoform X2, which codes for MAEGSYRMESETYNVEDMDEGSDEVGEEEMVEGNDYEEFGAFGGYGTLTSFDIRILRAFGSLGPGLRILSNEPWELENPMLARTLMEAFQLDPETLANEAAAHAVNVARAAASNRAARAAAAAARATYNQVVTNRPVATDQASGEDTQPMTYAAQAQAATPEATLAAPHISQMLVTSEMATPGAPAKSTQPQTGSQAQEAATEGPSAACGFSQAPCASEMDATRPKTAFLGQNDLFDFTQPAGVSGMAFSRSKRPAPAQEAATEGPSAASGVLQAAPAREGAATRPKTTKSGKALAKTRWVEPQNAVTAAAAKTKMATSIPEPEGAAAPAQHSAEPWVRMGGKRTKKSKHLDDEYESSEEEREPPAVPPTWRPSQPPMTVRAHMVPRPPMALRSQVPSRHVLCLPPRNVTLLQERANKLVKYLMIKDYKKIPIKRSDMMKDVIREYDEHFPEIIERATYTLEKKFGIHLKEIDKEEHLYILVCTRDSSARLLGKTKDTPRLSLLLVILGVIFMNGNRASEAVLWEALRKMGLRPGVRHPFLGDLRKLITEDFVKQKYLEYKKVPNSSPPEYEFLWGLRARHETSKMRVLRFIAQNQNRDPREWKAHFLEAVDDAFKTMDVDMAEEHARAQMRAQMNIGDEALIGRWSWDDIQVELLTWDEDGDFGDAWARIPFAFWARYHQYILNSNRANRRATWRAGVSSGTNGGASTSILDGPSTSSTIRTRNAARTSANFFSWIQ